The following nucleotide sequence is from bacterium.
GATTAGGTATCTGCTTCTGAGAAAGCCATATGGAGTCAGCTCTACTGCATCTTTAAGACGACTGATTGAGCGCGTCTATTTTCCTGCCAACTGTCTTCGTTATGCCCAAACGCAAACGGCCTGCTTTCACCGTAACTGATCGTCTGAATACGTTCCGGGGCGATGCCAAGAGAAACCAGATAATCTTTGACAGCTTTGGCCCGGCGCTCCCCCAACGCGAGATTATATTCTTCTGTTCCTCGTTCATCGCAGTGCCCTTCCAGGGTCACACTTACAACAGGATTGTTTCGAAGAATATTGGCATTCGCTTGCAGAGCAGGGGTTTGATCATCGCGGATGTCAAATCTATTGTAATCAAAAAAGATTGATTGGAACTGCCTGCTCAGGGCGTCCATATCAATCACCCCTGAGTCCTCCGTCTGTTTCATCTCAGCCGGTTCGGGTGCCGAGAAATCCGTCGAAGGCACGTCGGGCAACGGTTCCAATGCCTTGCTCTTTTTATGGCACCCTGCAACAAACACTGCGAGCGCACAAATGACTACAAGAATATGATGGTTACGCATGTTTCCTCCGGGTCAGATCCTGAAGTTGTAGCACTGAACGAATTTGAATTTCACAAAAATCGGGCGAACACCTGAGTGAGCATCCGATCGGCGAGTTAAGAAAACCGCTTCCTTTCGGGTACTCACCTGAAAACGTTTCATTGCTGCTATTCATTAAAAAAAAACGGAAACCAATACTAGCAATCGCCACGTATCCACGGCTCTCGGATCGGCGAGGACTGAACGCACAGTTTATCGTTCGATAGCGTAACGTACATTTCGAAGCTTATAGCTTTCAGCGTTTTCAGGTTTCCGCTGTAGCCCGAAATCTCTAACATCCTGACGGGCCAGTGAACAATCTTTGCGGCAGTAGATTATGCGCTGTTCAACCGGCCTGCTTTTCGCATCATAAAAAGTGATTGAGATTTCTTCTACTCTGATTACGTGGTCGATGCCATTGTGGATCCTGATCCACAGGTTCTCTGCTTCATCCTCCCAGATTGTGTACGTCACGTCCCCCGCAACACTAAATCCAGCTACCAGAAAGATGACAACAATAATGCAACAAATCCCTTTGCTGATGCGAGACTTGACAATAATGGACCCTCCTGCCTTGCTTTTGGCCAAACAGCGGTAAAGCCGTGAGTTCGGCAGGAGGGATGAACTATCTTGTTCGCAGAAACTATCCCAATGGCTTCGATCAACCCCACGCGAACTCCGTGAAATTGGTTTGGCTACAAAAGCTGGAAACAGTGCAATATCTAAAATCAAAGAGAACATCCCAAAGTCTTTTCAATAGTCCCTCCTGTCTTCCCTGGTTCAAGGTCCGGTCGGAGAGAGGGGAAGACAGGAGGTTGGATAATGAGTATTTGTCCATATTAGGCTCAGCGCAAACAAGCGATTCTGCATTTTCGCTATTTGAAAATTCCCTCGGCAGTGTAAGCATGAACGGCAGTTTAGCACTGCAGTACTGCGCCGTAAATCGGGTTGAGGCCTTAGTTTTGAATCGGGTTAGTCTCCTAACTTATATGGTGTACCTTGAGACTTTTTAATCAGATCTTGAATCAATTCTCTTGCATCCAGATGGGATCGTAGATTGAATTTTGCATGTGAGGGCGCACGTCCCACTTTTATTGAATGCGCCGAGTCCGGTAAAACTCGAAATAAATCTTCATCGGTTCTATCGTCCCCTAGTGCCAGAATGGAGTCGCAAGGATAGGAATTCAGAAAGTATCTGGCGACATTTCCCTTGTTGATTTCGGTACTGCGAGCCTCAAGAACCTTATTCCCGTAGAGCAGTTGAATGTTCAGACCGGCACACAGACGCATCACAAGCTGCCCCAATTCGCTGACTCTGAGTGCTGCCAGTTCCGGATCGGCTGCACGGTAATGATAAGCGAGCGAAAAATCTTTTTCTTCCAGGAATGATCCTGGAAGTTTATCGGAGTAAGTCTGAAAAATCGGATATAATTCAGGTTTCCATTCGTTAGGAACCGGTTGCAACATTCTCCACAAATCGCCATTTTCCCGGATCCATGCGCCATGTTCGGCCGCCAGTGCTATCGAAAGCTCGCCAAACCAGTGTTGCATCGTCTCCCGCTTGCGCCCGCTTATCAGCACCACTTTTGTATCCTTAATTTCGGTCAATGCACCCAAGGACTTCACCAGATCTTTAGATGGAGAGACGGCCGCGGGATCTGTGTCGAAGGGCACGAGCGTGCCATCATAGTCCAGAAATATAAGACGCCGTTTTGCGGAGAGTACATGCGACAACAATTCATTTTTGTTTTCAGCGTCCAGTAAATGAATGCGAGAGGATTCTTGATTCGCCTTGAGCACATCCAGAGACTGAATGAAATCAGTCGCCCACCTGGTTATGTCGTAACGCTGGAGCCGGGCCTGCATGGCCTGGTTGCGCCTCACCTGTTCTTCGGTAGGCATTTTCAGAGCCTCTTTCAATGATTCAGCGATTTCATCTACATTGTTCGGATTGATAATCATCGATTCGCGAAGCTCGCTAGAAGCGCCGGCCATCTCACTTAAGATGAGTACGCCACTTTGATCGACCCTGCAGGCAATGTACTCTTTTGCAATCAGATTCATTCCGTCACGCAGCGGCGTTACAAGAATTACATCGCTGATCGTATACAGGTTAACGAGCGGCTCGAGAGCCAGGGAACGATATTGATAAATAATCGGGGACCATGTCACACTCCCATATTTTCCATTGATTTTCCCAACAATCTCATCAATCTGCTTTTTCATGATCTGGTAGTGCTCTACTCCGATTCGCGAAGGGACGACCACCAGCAGAAGAACAACCTTTTGATGCCATTCTGAATTATTCTGCAAGAACGTTTCATAACCACGCAAACGATGGAGAATACCCTTCGAGTAATCGAGTCGATCAATGGAAAGAACAACTTTCTTGTCCACGAAGTTTGACTTCAGCATGGATTGTTCTTGAGAATTCTCTGCTTCGGTTGCGGCCTTTTGGAACTTGGCATAATCGATACCCATTGGGAAGCTGTCTGCTTTTAGTGGACGGTTTCCGAAAAAGATTTCTCCCATATTGCTTTCGTGGCCGAGGATTCGCGACGTGCATTTGAGGAAATGCTGCACATAATCGTGAGTATGGAAACCGATCAGATCAGCTCCAAGAAGGCCCTGTAATAATTCGACTCGCCATTTGCTCGGCAAAAGACGGAAAACTTCGTATGAAGGAAATGGGATATGTAAAAAAAAACCTATTCTCCCTGCGGGTAAATACTCGCGTAACAGGTATGGCAGAAGCATGAGATGGTAATCGTGGATCCAGATCATATCGTCAGGCCTGATCACATCCTTTAGGACCTGGCAGAACCTTTCGTTCACTTTCTTGTAGTGGTGCCAGTATCTTTGATCGTAGACTGCATAGGACGGGAAATAGTGGAAAAGTGCCCAGATCGTTTTGTTACAAAACCCGTGATAGAAGTTCTCCATTTCATCTTCGGATAGAAAGACCGGATAAGAACCTAATCGTTGCAATTCTGAGATAACTTTTTGCTTGTCAACTTCGGACACTGTTATACCAGGCCAGCCCACCCAGAGGGTTTCGAGCGAATCCGTTGCAGTATCCAGAAAGGTTTTTAATCCTGTGGCGAGTCCTCCAACGCTGCGCACAAAAGTGAAACCTTGTCCCAGCGTCTGAGCACAAACAGGAAGGCGGTTCGATACGATAACAAGTCTCATGCGATGCTCAAACAAGTCCCTTCTTATTGATGAATTTTCCGATCCGCATCATACGATTTCGAAAACTTGGGTACCTCTCTATTCTCAAATCCAGTTCGTTCTACTTTCGGCGCCAAGAGCCCTCCTGCCATCCTTTCATGGAGGTGAATCGATATTGCCAAAAAAGGCAGGAGAGCCACACTAAAAGATGAGGACCAAAGGTGCTCGTGAATGAGTTTTAAAATGGTGCAGCACTGTAAATAGAATTGCCAAAAAGTATGGAATTCCGATCACGCCCATGATGAACCAGTGTGCGTTTCTGACGAACTGCAAACTGGACATTTTCGCTACCGGCATAACAGTATTTTATTGATCACTTTGATCTCTTGCTGTTTATTCAGGCGGATACCTGAGTTTCTCAGCAGTCGAGACCGGGTATCATACATTGGTGCGTCATGAATTCTTCACGATTGCCGCCTATACGATGCTAAGTACAATTCCGTTGCTTGCTGCAAACGGACCGGCACATGAAGATCCGGTTGCTTCGTTGGTTTTCTTCATTGCGATCATTTTGATTGCGGCCAAGATTGGAGGAGACCTGGCAGGTCAGAGCCGGCCAGCCATCAGTTTTAGGCGAATTAATTATCGGAGTGATCTTAGGGAACCTTTCCATACTCGGATTTACGGGACTTGAGCCGATTAAAACCGACCTTGGAATGCAGATGTTGGCCGGACTTGGCGTATTGCTCCTGCTTTTTGAGGTAGGACTCGAATCTACTGTTCCTCAGATGTTAAAGGTAGGTATCACTTCCTTTGCTGTAGCTTCGCTTGGGGTTGCGGCACCTTTTTTACTGGGGTGGCTCGTTGGTATCTGGTTGTTGCCCGATTCCAGTACGTACGTCCATGCTTTTTTAGGAGCAACATTATGCGCTACAAGCGTAGGGATAACTGCGCGAGTCTTGCAGGACCTTGGGAAATCAAAAAGCACAGAAGCTCGGATTATCCTTGGTGCTGCGGTAATTGATGATGTACTTGGACTGGTAGTGCTTGCTGTCGTTACCGGAATGATCGCTTCTGCAAATTCGGGAACATCGATTTCTGTTGTTCAATCGGCGCTAATCTTTCTGAAAGCTGCCCTCTTTCTTTTTTGTTCGCTCGCTCTTGGAGTCTGGCTTTCCCCAAAATTATTTTCCTTCGCTTCGAAACTGCAAGCACGTGGAGTCTTGCTCGCTTCGGGCCTGTCTTTTTGTTTTTTTCTTTCCTGGCTTGCCGGTAAAGTAGGATTAGCTCCGATTGTTGGGGCATTTGCCGCAGGTCTAATTCTTGAAGAAGCTTACTATCGCGACTTTCAAAATAGGGGTGAACATTCACTGGAAGAACTGGTTCATCCGATCGTTTCCTTTCTTTCTCCGGTTTTCTTTGTTTTAATGGGCATGCAGACAGATTTACGTTCTGTCCTGGAACCTGGAATGATCGCTCTCGCCATAGCGCTCACATGCGCAGCGATCA
It contains:
- the pal gene encoding peptidoglycan-associated lipoprotein Pal — translated: MFVAGCHKKSKALEPLPDVPSTDFSAPEPAEMKQTEDSGVIDMDALSRQFQSIFFDYNRFDIRDDQTPALQANANILRNNPVVSVTLEGHCDERGTEEYNLALGERRAKAVKDYLVSLGIAPERIQTISYGESRPFAFGHNEDSWQENRRAQSVVLKMQ
- a CDS encoding bifunctional alpha,alpha-trehalose-phosphate synthase (UDP-forming)/trehalose-phosphatase, which codes for MRLVIVSNRLPVCAQTLGQGFTFVRSVGGLATGLKTFLDTATDSLETLWVGWPGITVSEVDKQKVISELQRLGSYPVFLSEDEMENFYHGFCNKTIWALFHYFPSYAVYDQRYWHHYKKVNERFCQVLKDVIRPDDMIWIHDYHLMLLPYLLREYLPAGRIGFFLHIPFPSYEVFRLLPSKWRVELLQGLLGADLIGFHTHDYVQHFLKCTSRILGHESNMGEIFFGNRPLKADSFPMGIDYAKFQKAATEAENSQEQSMLKSNFVDKKVVLSIDRLDYSKGILHRLRGYETFLQNNSEWHQKVVLLLVVVPSRIGVEHYQIMKKQIDEIVGKINGKYGSVTWSPIIYQYRSLALEPLVNLYTISDVILVTPLRDGMNLIAKEYIACRVDQSGVLILSEMAGASSELRESMIINPNNVDEIAESLKEALKMPTEEQVRRNQAMQARLQRYDITRWATDFIQSLDVLKANQESSRIHLLDAENKNELLSHVLSAKRRLIFLDYDGTLVPFDTDPAAVSPSKDLVKSLGALTEIKDTKVVLISGRKRETMQHWFGELSIALAAEHGAWIRENGDLWRMLQPVPNEWKPELYPIFQTYSDKLPGSFLEEKDFSLAYHYRAADPELAALRVSELGQLVMRLCAGLNIQLLYGNKVLEARSTEINKGNVARYFLNSYPCDSILALGDDRTDEDLFRVLPDSAHSIKVGRAPSHAKFNLRSHLDARELIQDLIKKSQGTPYKLGD
- a CDS encoding cation:proton antiporter encodes the protein MILGNLSILGFTGLEPIKTDLGMQMLAGLGVLLLLFEVGLESTVPQMLKVGITSFAVASLGVAAPFLLGWLVGIWLLPDSSTYVHAFLGATLCATSVGITARVLQDLGKSKSTEARIILGAAVIDDVLGLVVLAVVTGMIASANSGTSISVVQSALIFLKAALFLFCSLALGVWLSPKLFSFASKLQARGVLLASGLSFCFFLSWLAGKVGLAPIVGAFAAGLILEEAYYRDFQNRGEHSLEELVHPIVSFLSPVFFVLMGMQTDLRSVLEPGMIALAIALTCAAIIGKQICSLGVIGKGIDRLSIGIGMIPRGEVGLIFANIGLGLSIGGEKIISKSTFSAIIVMVIVTTVITPPALKWSFGRNGRSQVNT